One segment of Salvia splendens isolate huo1 chromosome 20, SspV2, whole genome shotgun sequence DNA contains the following:
- the LOC121781972 gene encoding E3 ubiquitin-protein ligase RHA2A-like has translation MGLQSQLSDVSSESTLILAVVQIGKSVRYLRSLLSTILRTIGVFSTSFDPHSVGSLDDVAGSGLAGVILLCEQLNLNRDYSYANRSADRFGSECVVCLNRFAEGESLRKLACCHVFHRDCLGGWLGQMNFSCPLCRAPLVTEERVASTRRRVGGDVMAWFALKW, from the coding sequence ATGGGTTTGCAAAGCCAGCTATCCGACGTGTCATCCGAATCCACCCTCATACTCGCCGTCGTCCAAATCGGAAAAAGCGTACGTTACCTCCGATCCCTACTCTCCACTATCCTGCGCACAATCGGCGTATTCTCCACCAGCTTTGACCCCCATTCCGTCGGCTCGTTAGACGACGTCGCAGGGTCCGGTCTGGCCGGAGTCATCCTTCTCTGCGAGCAGCTGAATCTGAACCGGGATTATTCCTACGCGAACCGGTCCGCAGACCGGTTCGGTTCGGAATGCGTCGTGTGCCTGAACCGGTTCGCGGAGGGGGAGAGCCTGCGCAAGTTAGCGTGCTGCCACGTGTTCCACAGGGATTGCTTGGGCGGCTGGCTCGGTCAAATGAATTTCAGCTGTCCATTGTGCCGCGCGCCGCTGGTGACCGAAGAGCGAGTGGCGAGCACGCGGAGGCGCGTGGGAGGTGACGTCATGGCGTGGTTCGCTTTGAAATGGTGA
- the LOC121782222 gene encoding DExH-box ATP-dependent RNA helicase DExH17-like: MDSYALKSVTDLPAPFRSAFNFRYFNSLQSECFSTCYLSDFNMVISAPTGSGKTVLFELCIMRLLSKSITAGGSFNHHIGTLKTIYIAPSKALVQEKLRHWTQKFGSLGINCLELTGDNEYHSVKSMQDADIILTTPEKFDAVTRYRIKDGGLSFFSDISLVLIDEVHLLNDPRGAALEAIVSRIKMLACSHEMKSSPLSLVRFLAVSATIPNINDLAEWLMVPFQGIKKFGEEMRPVKLTTKVFGYTPAKNDFLFEKRLQNYIFDLLMQYSREKSALVFCSTRKGAQEAAQCLSQIAMTFGHSSPFIKSREQQERLREASLSCSDKQMQSYILYGVGYHNGELSMKDRNLMEELFLNGDLRILCTTNTLAHGINLPAHTVVIKSTQYFNKEKGMYMEYERSMILQMCGRAGRPPFDDTGMVIIMTRKETVHLYENLLGGCEMVESQLLPCVTEHLTAEIVQSTVSDITRAIEWIKCSYLYVRMKKNPENYSIKGPAGDRIERHLQEICVQKVNELSKYQMVWTDDDGFLLKPLEPGKLMTKYYLKFNTMKHIIEAPANCSVDETLRTICKAEEIAWIQLRRNEKKLLNDINNDKDGRLRFHALDERGKRKKRIQSREEKMFILVNDCLTGDPVVRDLSMTQDTNSVCSNGSRIAKCMKEYFMYKKSYKGALSATLLAKCLHQKLWNDSPYLLKQLPGIGMVTAKALHSMGVTSFDTLSEADPRKIELMTGRKYPFGNHIKESLLLLPPKIEMTLKEGEVQRIGKSKLLVTLTRLSEPVAPSPKKHYADVIIGVEDGNNILFHEKIRLEDFSSPYHATVLYSSPEQGKLTIKADLIFEEIIGIDLHQKVIVTPPLEKDVVPKFRQKEISLYVPKKVRNIKDSYNRASLPASNELMEISSSMPSFKLIDEDSDDNPVAETEDDDCRIITSKTVFDHIREKAKILPVLPMSDSTSSPSLDAFTLIRKRTREMHLVLDNDFEVLEIQGSYRTPQSRMAFQRPQRTEPEREIQIIDEDGQILTFDAEAWNEEDVAATEYYNTKPGKSTEATVSDHARKRPRNSMILDGMKTTDSAQVLTCDAETWNEEDVAVPEYHNTKPEISTEATISDHARKRPRNSMVLDCMKTTDSTQVTKSNAMSHIQKKASLFNVSNNDARLRVSSSDKLRSPSLQKGQLCSLSMAPVKKDKPFLGFQSVFSFL, encoded by the exons ATGGATAGCTATGCATTGAAGTCAGTGACTGATTTACCAGCTCCATTTCGCTCAGCCTTTAATTTCAG ATACTTCAACTCACTGCAGAGTGAATGCTTTTCCACATGCTACCTTTCCGACTTCAACATGGTCATTTCAGCACCAACTGGAAGTGGAAAGACGGTACTCTTTGAGTTATGCATTATGAGGCTTCTCTCCAAGTCCATCACTGCTGGTGGGAGCTTCAACCATCACATAGGGACCCTTAAGACA ATATATATAGCACCATCAAAGGCCTTGGTACAAGAGAAGCTCCGGCATTGGACGCAGAAGTTTGGATCACTGGGAATAAATTGCCTTGAGCTAACAGGTGACAATGAGTATCACAGCGTCAAGAGTATGCAGGATGCTGACATAATTCTTACAACTCCTGAG AAATTTGATGCTGTGACTCGTTATCGCATAAAGGATGGGGGCTTGAGCTTTTTCAGTGATATATCACTTGTGCTAATTGATGAAGTTCATCTGCTGAATGATCCCCGAGGAGCAGCTCTAGAAGCTATTGTCAGCAGAATTAAAATGCTCGCTTGCAGCCATGAAATGAAGTCAAGTCCTTTATCCCTTGTTCGTTTCCTAGCTGTTTCTGCGACAATACCAAATATCAATGACTTAG CGGAGTGGCTTATGGTTCCATTTCAGGGAATAAAAAA GTTTGGAGAAGAAATGAGACCTGTAAAGTTGACTACTAAAGTTTTTG GGTACACACCGGCTAAAAATGATTTCTTATTTGAAAAG CGTCTTCAGAACTACATCTTTG ATCTCCTCATGCAATATTCAAGAGAAAAATCTGCCTTGGTTTTTTGCTCGACTAGAAAAGGAGCCCAAGAAGCAGCACAATGCCTCTCTCAAATAGCCATGACATTTGGCCACTCAAGTCCTTTCATCAAAAGCAGAGAACAGCAGGAGAGACTAAGAGAAGCATCATTATCATGCAGCGACAAACAGATGCAATCCTATATACTCTATGGTG TTGGATACCATAATGGTGAACTATCTATGAAAGATCGAAATCTTATGGAAGAGCtttttctgaatggtgatctgcgGATTTTGTGCACTACAAATACTCTGGCCCATGGAATAAATCTACCAGCACATACTGTCGTCATCAAATCGACACAGTATTT CAACAAGGAGAAAGGGATGTACATGGAATATGAACGATCCATGATACTCCAG ATGTGCGGAAGAGCAGGGCGTCCTCCATTTGATGACACAGGAATGGTCATAATCATGACCAGAAAAGAAACA GTTCATTTGTATGAGAACTTATTAGGTGGATGTGAAATGGTGGAATCACA ATTGCTTCCATGTGTAACAGAACATCTAACAGCAGAGATAGTTCAATCTACTGTATCAGACATAACAAGAGCCATTGAATGGATAAAGTGCTCGTACTTGTATGTGAGAATGAAAAAG AATCCCGAGAATTATTCAATTAAAGGGCCAGCTGGTGATCGTATTGAGAGGCATTTGCAAG AAATTTGTGTTCAAAAGGTTAATGAACTATCAAAATATCAAATGGTCTGGACTGATGATGATGGTTTCCTTCTGAAGCCACTTG AGCCTGGGAAATTGATGACAAAGTACTATCTGAAGTTTAACACGATGAAGCACATTATTGAGGCACCTGCCAACTGCAGCGTAGATGAGACTCTCCGTACAATATGCAAGGCAGAAGAAATTGCAT GGATACAACTGAGACGTAATGAAAAGAAGCTTCTGAATGACATAAACAACGACAAAGATGGCCGCCTGCGGTTTCATGCCCTTGATGAGAGAGGAAAGCGGAAAAAACGCATCCAAAGTAGAGAAGAGAAGATGTTTATTCTGGTGAATGACTGTTTGACTGGCGATCCTGTAGTGCGGGACTTATCCATGACTCAG GACACAAATTCTGTATGCTCAAATGGATCAAGGATTGCCAAGTGCATGAAAGAGTATTTTATGTACAAAAAAAGTTACAAAGGAGCTTTAAGTGCCACTCTTCTAGCCAAATGTTTGCATCAGAAATTATGGAATGACAGCCCTTACTTGCTGAAACAATTACCAGGCATTGGGATGGTGACGGCAAAG GCACTGCATTCAATGGGAGTAACATCATTTGATACCCTCTCCGAGGCTGACCCAAGAAAGATTGAGTTGATGACTGGTAGAAAATACCCTTTCGGGAACCATATCAAAGAGTCTCTGCTGCTACTTCCCCCAAAAATTGAGATGACACTTAAGGAGGGTGAGGTCCAAAGAATAGGGAAGTCCAAGCTGCTAGTTACATTAACCAGGCTATCAGAGCCAGTGGCGCCATCACCTAAAAAGCATTATGCTGATGTG ATCATTGGTGTTGAAGATGGCAATAATATTCTATTTCATGAAAAAATAAG GTTGGAGGATTTCTCAAG CCCGTATCATGCAACTGTGTTATATTCAAGCCCCGAGCAAGGAAAACTGACGATAAAGGCAGATTTGATATTTGAAGAAATCA TTGGCATTGATCTCCATCAAAAGGTTATCGTCACACCACCATTAGAAAAAGATGTCGTTCCTAAATTTAGGCAGAAAGAGATTTCCTTGTATGTTCCCAAGAAGGTTCGCAACATAAAAGACAGCTATAATCGTGCTTCTCTTCCTGCCTCCAATGAGTTGATGGAGATTTCATCTTCCAT GCCCAGCTTCAAACTTATAGATGAAGATTCAGATG ACAATCCTGTTGCCGAAACTGAAGATGATGACTGCAGAATTATTACTTCGAAGACAGTCTTCGACCACATCCGGGAGAAAGCAAAAATTTTACCCGTGTTGCCCATGTCTGATTCTACATCTTCACCATCATTAGATGCCTTCACTCTCATCAGAAAACGCACTCGTGAGATGCATCTTGTGCTTGATAATGACTTCGAGGTACTGGAGATTCAAGGCAGCTATAGAACTCCACAAAGCAGGATGGCCTTTCAACGTCCTCAACGTACAGAACCAGAACGGGAAATACAAATCATAGACGAAGATGGCCAAATACTCACGTTCGATGCAG AAGCTTGGAATGAAGAAGATGTAGCAGCTACTGAGTATTATAACACCAAACCAGGAAAATCGACTGAAGCTACGGTCTCTGATCATGCAAGAAAAAGACCAAGAAATTCCATGATTCTTGACGGTATGAAGACGACTGATTCTGCACAAGTACTCACGTGCGATGCAG AAACTTGGAATGAAGAAGATGTAGCAGTTCCTGAGTATCATAACACCAAACCAGAAATATCGACAGAAGCAACGATCTCTGATCACGCAAGAAAAAGGCCAAGAAATTCCATGGTTCTTGACTGTATGAAGACGACTGATTCCACCCAAGTCACAAAGAGTAACGCAATGTCTCACATACAGAAGAAGGCAAGCTTGTTTAACGTGTCTAACAACGATGCTCGACTCCGTGTTAGCTCCAGTGATAAGCTGCGGTCACCAAGTTTACAGAAAGGGCAGCTTTGCTCACTGTCTATGGCACCAGTAAAGAAAGATAAGCCATTTCTTGGGTTTCAGAGCGTATTCTCATTTCTTTGA
- the LOC121782223 gene encoding CRS2-associated factor 1, chloroplastic-like: MAVKTHFPVFAPPQLRPHPHRPATEIRFSRWNNANARKFTRRERSQKEIEDELRLEKRFDSALTIAHNYNPAPPHPTTFKSPGTPSSPSAPSIPGKKSKYSKPPNSHPAFKTLAKPRLLPIIRNRIKEETLATQTPDFRIDDNGISYEMPEAPFLYQYSYTETPKVRPVKLREPLVSPFGPETMERPWLGRRPLQPSKKKLPEFDSFKLPPPHKKGVKPVQSPGPFLPGSGPKHVRSREEILGEPLTKEEIEALIESSRKSTRQLNMGRDGLTHNMLDNIHALWKRRRVCKIKCKGVCTVDMENVCQQLEEKSGGKIIYNRGGVIYLFRGRNYNYRTRPRFPLMLWKPAAPVYPRLVKRVPDGLTLEEASDLRKKGRDLTPICKLAKNGVYTHLVENVREAFEACEQVRINCQGLNPSDYRKIGAKLKDLVPCVLISFEHEHILVWRGPEWKSSIEPNLRVVEEVKTGTASAIPRAPSTSIPNSLSISEDKHDDLESTISPTYKDDKPQGDSVLSEAGVEDKPQGDNMFSEAGVEETMSFAPDISLITVDDRSEEAEACNQSDMELDGSVDSIAAVSLACTEEIIQLREQAVENGMAVMLDRDSLDADIVFKKAVALAKTAPEVPNYRQRAKELREEKKKLQQREDLGVKEAPVDIVAPKLTVRSRRGERVTKKMEDIKADYLNVVPQGNLRVDELAKLLS; this comes from the exons ATGGCAGTGAAGACCCATTTCCCCGTGTTCGCGCCGCCGCAGCTCCGCCCCCACCCCCACCGCCCGGCCACCGAGATCCGCTTCTCCCGTTGGAACAACGCCAATGCTCGGAAATTCACCCGCCGCGAGAGGTCTCAGAAGGAAATCGAAGACGAGCTCCGCCTCGAAAAAAGATTCGATTCCGCCCTAACCATCGCCCACAACTACAATCCCGCCCCTCCCCACCCCACCACCTTCAAATCCCCCGGCACCCCTTCCTCCCCCTCCGCCCCTTCCATCCCCGGCAAAAAATCCAAATACTCAAAACCCCCAAATTCCCACCCCGCCTTCAAAACCCTAGCTAAACCCCGCCTTCTCCCAATCATTCGAAATCGAATTAAAGAGGAAACCCTAGCTACTCAAACCCCCGATTTCAGAATCGATGACAACGGAATTTCGTACGAGATGCCGGAGGCGCCGTTTTTGTATCAGTATAGCTACACCGAGACGCCGAAGGTGAGGCCGGTGAAGCTGCGGGAGCCGCTGGTGTCGCCGTTTGGGCCGGAGACGATGGAGAGGCCGTGGCTGGGGAGGAGGCCGCTGCAGCCGAGTAAGAAGAAGCTGCCGGAGTTTGATTCGTTTAAGCTGCCGCCCCCTCATAAGAAGGGGGTGAAGCCGGTGCAGTCTCCTGGGCCGTTTCTGCCCGGTTCGGGGCCGAAGCATGTGAGGTCGAGAGAGGAGATTCTTGGGGAGCCACTGACGAAGGAGGAGATTGAGGCGCTTATAGAAAGCTCTAGAAAATCCACACGGCAGTTGAATATGG GAAGGGATGGCCTAACACACAACATGTTGGACAACATACATGCTCTTTGGAAGCGAAGAAGGGTCTGTAAAATAAAATGCAAGGGTGTATGCACTGTAGATATGGAAAATGTGTGCCAACAATTGGAG GAAAAATCGGGAGGGAAGATTATATACAATAGAGGCGGTGTCATTTACCTTTTCCGAGGCAGAAACTATAACTATAGAACACGACCTCGCTTTCCTCTCATGCTATGGAAACCTGCTGCACCAGTATACCCAAGACTAGTCAAACGAGTTCCAGACGGATTGACTTTAGAAGAAGCATCTGATCTACGGAAAAAAGGGCGTGATCTAACACCAATCTGCAAGCTTG CAAAAAATGGTGTTTACACTCACCTTGTGGAAAATGTGAGGGAGGCATTTGAAGCATGTGAACAAGTTCGCATAAACTGCCAAGGTTTGAACCCAAGTGACTACCGAAAGATTGGTGCCAAACTCAAA GATCTTGTCCCGTGTGTGCTAATATCATTTGAGCATGAACACATACTCGTATGGCGAGGGCCGGAGTGGAAGTCCTCGATAGAACCTAATCTGAGGGTCGTGGAAGAAGTCAAAACTGGTACAGCTTCAGCGATACCGCGTGCTCCATCAACAAGTATCCCCAACTCCTTGAGCATCAGTGAAGACAAACATGATGATCTTGAAAGCACAATATCTCCAACTTATAAAGACGATAAGCCCCAAGGAGACAGCGTGTTGTCTGAGGCCGGTGTAGAGGATAAGCCCCAAGGAGACAACATGTTCTCCGAGGCCGGTGTAGAGGAAACTATGTCTTTTGCACCCGATATCTCTCTAATCACGGTTGATGATCGTTCAGAAGAAGCAGAAGCATGCAATCAAAGCGATATGGAGTTGGATGGTTCAGTGGATAGTATTGCAGCTGTATCATTGGCTTGTACCGAGGAAATTATACAACTCAGGGAGCAAGCAGTAGAAAACGGGATGGCGGTTATGCTGGATCGCGATAGCTTGGATGCTGACATTGTTTTCAAGAAGGCAGTTGCTTTAGCTAAGACTGCTCCGGAGGTCCCTAACTATCGACAGCGTGCTAAGGAGTtacgagaagagaaaaagaagctgCAACAACGTGAAGATTTGGGGGTGAAAGAAGCTCCGGTGGATATAGTTGCACCGAAGTTAACGGTTCGTAGCCGGAGAGGTGAAAGAGTGACTAAGAAAATGGAGGATATTAAAGCTGATTATCTTAATGTTGTTCCACAGGGAAACCTCAGAGTAGATGAGCTTGCCAAGTTGCTATCTTAG
- the LOC121782621 gene encoding 2-oxoglutarate and iron-dependent oxygenase domain-containing protein CP2-like: MSLDGARIPGAPDGRPDQVIAHVNGGATVPGLQNGAGAAPPTYLTHRLRLNPNSDHRPDNYEDLDLEFSPLIFSSLERYLPPNLLQQERDVKVNYMREILLRYYPESERVRLQKHREYRQKIISNYQRLHLELYSMHPANFFVPSFLKAISENTEQAFRNIMSEPSPGIFTFEMLQPRFCEMLLAEVENFEKWVHETKFRIMRPNTMNKYGVVLDDFGMETMLEKLMVDFMRPISKVFFPGVGGSNLDTHHGFVLEYGIDRDVDLGFHVDDSEVTLNVCVGKQFSGGELFFRGVRCDKHVNTETQSEEIFDYSHVPGRAVLHCGRHRHGARATTSGKRINLVLWCRSSVFRESRKYQKDFSSWCAECQHEKKERQRLSVAAIKMDLLRREGQTAT, from the exons ATGTCTCTCGACGGTGCACGTATACCAGGGGCACCCGACGGGAGGCCCGATCAAGTAATTGCGCACGTAAACGGCGGCGCCACTGTCCCGGGGCTACAAAATGGCGCCGGCGCTGCGCCGCCGACGTACCTGACGCACAGGTTGAGGCTGAACCCCAATTCGGATCACAGGCCGGACAATTACGAGGATTTGGACCTCGAATTCAGCCCCTTGATCTTCAGCTCGCTGGAGAGGTATCTCCCGCCGAATCTGCTTCAACAGGAGCGCGATGTGAAGGTGAATTACATGCGCGAGATTCTTCTCCGGTACTACCCCGAGAGCGAGCGAGTTAGG CTTCAGAAGCATCGGGAATACAGGCAGAAGATTATATCCAACTACCAG CGTCTGCACCTCGAGCTTTACAGTATGCATCCGGCAAACTTTTTTGTGCCCTCGTTCCTGAAGGCTATCAGTGAGAACACTGAACAGGCTTTTAGAAACATAATGTCGGAACCCTCTCCTGGAATCTTTACATTTGAGATGCTGCAGCCACGGTTCTGTGAAATGTTACTGGCCGAG gtagaaaattttgagaaatgggTCCACGAGACAAAGTTCAGAATCATGAGACCCAATACAATGAATAAATATGGTGTTGTTCTTGATGATTTTGGCATGGAAACCATGCTTGAGAAGCTCATGGTAGATTTTATGCGTCCTATATCAAAAG TTTTCTTTCCTGGTGTTGGTGGATCAAACCTTGATACGCATCATGGTTTTGTCCTTGAATATGGGATCGATAGAGATGTTGACCTTG GTTTCCACGTTGATGACTCGGAAGTAACCTTGAATGTCTGCGTGGGTAAACAATTCTCTGGGGGTGAACTCTTTTTTCGTGGTGTACGATGTGATAAACATGTAAATACAGAAACACAGTCTGAG GAGATATTTGACTACTCACATGTCCCAGGGCGTGCTGTTCTTCATTGTGGCCGTCATAGGCATGGTGCTAGAGCCACCACATCAGGAAAGAGGATAAACTTAGTGTTATGGTGTAGAAG TTCTGTATTTAGAGAATCCCGAAAATATCAAAAAGATTTCTCCAGCTGGTGTGCAGAGTGTCAACATgagaagaaagaaagacaacGCCTGTCAGTCGCTGCTATCAAAATG GACTTGCTGAGGAGGGAGGGGCAAACTGCTACCTGA
- the LOC121782961 gene encoding fructose-bisphosphate aldolase 3, chloroplastic-like yields MACSSFVKLNAAASSGIGGHQSVNSRSGSAPRFSNRRVSVVRAGSYTDELVKTAKSIASPGHGILAIDESNATCGKRLASIGLDNTETNRQAYRQLLLTTPGLGDYISGAILFEETLYQSTTDGKKFVDCLRDENIVPGIKVDKGLVPLPGSNNESWCQGLDGLASRSAEYYKQGARFAKWRTVVSIPCGPSALAVKEAAWGLARYAAISQDNGLVPIVEPEILLDGDHPIEQTLEVAEKVWAEVFYYLAENNVVFEGILLKPSMVTPGAEHKQKASPETIANHTLTMLRRRVPPAVPGIMFLSGGQSEVEATLNLNAMNQSPNPWHVSFSYARALQNSVLKAWQGRPENVEAAQKALLVRAKANSLAQLGKYSAEGENEEAKKGMFVKGYTY; encoded by the exons ATGGCTTGCTCCAGTTTCGTGAAATTGAACGCCGCCGCCTCATCGGGGATCGGCGGCCACCAGTCCGTCAACTCGCGCTCAGGATCGGCGCCGAGGTTCTCCAACCGCCGCGTTTCGGTCGTCCGCGCCGGATCGTACACCGATGAGCTCGTCAAAACAGCT AAATCAATTGCATCACCAGGACATGGTATCCTTGCAATAGACGAATCAAACGCTACATGCGGTAAGAGGTTGGCGTCCATTGGGCTTGACAACACCGAGACGAACAGGCAGGCCTACAGGCAACTCCTTCTGACGACCCCTGGTTTGGGTGATTATATTTCTGGTGCTATTCTCTTTGAAGAGACACTTTACCAGTCGACCACAGATGGAAAGAAGTTTGTGGACTGTTTACGTGATGAGAATATTGTTCCTGGTATTAAAGTTGATAAG GGTTTGGTTCCATTGCCAGGATCAAACAATGAATCTTGGTGCCAGGGATTAGACGGACTGGCTTCCAGATCTGCCGAATACTATAAGCAAGGAGCTCGCTTTGCTAAATG GAGAACTGTTGTAAGCATTCCTTGTGGTCCTTCTGCTTTAGCTGTTAAAGAAGCAGCTTGGGGTCTTGCTCGTTATGCCGCCATTTCACAG GATAACGGGCTCGTGCCTATTGTGGAGCCTGAAATTCTCCTCGATGGAGACCACCCAATCGAGCAGACTCTTGAAGTGGCCGAGAAAGTGTGGGCCGAGGTTTTCTACTACCTAGCCGAGAACAATGTTGTATTCGAAGGGATCCTGCTTAAACCAAGCATGGTAACACCAGGAGCTGAACACAAGCAAAAGGCTTCTCCCGAAACCATTGCCAACCACACTCTCACCATGCTCAGAAGAAGAGTGCCCCCTGCAGTCCCAGGAATAATG TTCTTGTCAGGAGGGCAATCCGAAGTTGAGGCGACACTGAACCTCAACGCGATGAACCAGAGCCCCAACCCGTGGCACGTGTCCTTCTCGTACGCACGGGCACTGCAGAACTCCGTGCTGAAGGCGTGGCAAGGTCGTCCTGAGAATGTAGAAGCTGCGCAGAAAGCACTCCTGGTGCGTGCAAAGGCCAACTCCTTGGCACAGCTCGGGAAGTACTCGGCCGAGGGAGAGAACGAGGAAGCTAAGAAGGGAATGTTCGTGAAGGGCTACACTTACTAA